The sequence GTGGATGGCCAGGAGATGCACCTGCACATGCTCTCGTTCGACACAGAGCTCGACAATGCCATCAATCAGCAGGGCGAGGCATGGAGCAACAAGACCTATCTGGAATTGAAGGCTTTCCACAACGAGGAGGATGGACAGTTCTTCTCGAACTACGACTCAGAGCTTTGCGACTTCAATGTGTTTTGGAACTTTGTTTATACAGGCACACCCCGCGCTCTGAAAAACAAGGTGAATGCCAACAACGTAGGCAATGGATTCTCAACCCGACTGGCAGCTATTCCCATGCCCTCAACCCACTTCGAGATGCTGAAACGTGAGGAGTTGGAAGATGCGAACGTAGAGCCTGAGGAGCACAAAACCCTGCGCATGTGGGCCGAGCGATTAGACTCTACCCATGGCGAACTGCCCATTGGCAAACTGGTAGAAAGCACCTACGAATGGGCCAAGGAGCACATGGAAGAAGCCGAGGAGGACCAGTCGAAAACCGACGAACTGTTGCTTAAGCGTGTACCCTACTATGGCATCGCCGTAAGCGTACCTTTCATTATGATGCGCCATTGGGATGAGTGGCAGCAGCACCACACCCTCACTCTCGACGACACCGACCTGTACTTGTGCCGTTTGGCCATGAACATCCAGTTCGCATGCCAGCGCCATTTCTTTGGCAAATACTGGGATTACTACTTTATGCAGCAGGCTAACTGCATTAGCTATCCCACCCGCAAGCGCCACACCAAACTGATGCGTTCGCGTTACAGTGTTCTACCTGATGAATTCAGCGTGCCTTCCATGCAGATATTCCTAGGCGTGTCCCAGCGTACCGCCGAAAAGATGATAGAGCGCTGGCTCAACGATGGCTACATCAAGCGCATAGAACCCGGCAGGTACCAGAAATTATATCTCGAGCTAACATAATTGCTTATTGCAATTAAACTTTCTACCACTTACAACATCTAAGATTTACAGCATTATCTAACAATTACAACTATATCAAACAAACAGTGAAATGAAAAGGCTTTTAACTTTAACCATCGCGGCGATGATGGGGGCAAGTGTGTTTGCCCAGGTTAAGTATCCGTATCTGGATACAAAGTTATCAAACAAAGAGCGCGTTGAGAACTTGCTGAGTCTGCTCACACCCGAGGAGAAGGTGGGACTGATGATGAACAAGTCGATCTCGATCGACCGTCTGGGCATCCCTAGCTACAACTGGTGGAGCGAGGCTTGTCATGGTGTGCGTCAGGATGGCTATACGGTTTATCCACAACCCATCGGCATGGCAGCAGCCTTTAATGCACAGCTGTTCTACGATGTATTCTCGCAGGTGTCCGACGAAGCCCGTGCCAACTGGAACCGTACCGACCACAACGATCCTAAGCTGTTTAACGTGCCCATGGGCGTTACCTATTATCCTGGCAACCCTGAGCTTACGTTCTGGTGTCCGAATGTAAATATCTTCCGTGACCCTCGCTGGGGACGCGGACAGGAAACCTGCGGCGAGGACCCTTATCTGAATGCCGTATTAGGCGTACAGACCGTATTGGGTATGCAGGGTAACAACGACAAATACTTTAAAACCCACGCCTGCGCCAAGCACTATGCCGTGCATAGCGGTCCAGAGCCCTTGCGCCACTCTATGAACGTAGAGCCAACCAACCGCGACCTGTGGGAAACTTACCTGCCAGCCTTTAAGGCACTGGTAAAGAAAGGTAACGTGCGCGAGGTGATGTGCGCCTACCAGCGTTTCGAGGGTAAGCCCTGCTGCACCAGCGACCGTTTGTTGATTGATATCCTGCGTAACAAGTGGGGCTACGACGCCATCGTACTGACCGACTGCGACGCTATCAACAACTTCTTTAATCGTGGACAGCACGAAACCCATAAGGATGGCTTGTCGGCCTCGGTTGATGCTGTGTTGAACGGTACCGACCTGGAGTGCGGTAAGGTATTCATGTCGCTGGTTGAGGGACTGAAGAAAGGCCTCATCAAGGAGAGCGACCTTGACAATCATCTGCGTAAGACCCTGATGGGCCGCTTTGAGTTGGGTATGTTCGATCCTGCCGATATGCTACCTTGGGCCAAACTGGGTGCCGATGTGATTAGTAGCGAGAAGAACGATGCGATGGCTGTTCAGGCTGCACGCGAGAGTATGGTACTGCTGGAGAACAAGGCTGGTATCCTGCCACTCTCAAAGAGCATCAAAACACTGGCAGTGCTTGGTCCTAATGCCGACGATGTGAACATGCTGAATGGTAACTATGGTGGCACACCTACTGCCGCCCACCAGCACTCACTGCTCTCAGGTATCAAGGCTGCAGTACCTGGTGCCAAAATCATCTATAACAAAGCTTGCGAACTGAACGACGAATATACCACCATCCACCATCTGCAGGACTTTAACGATGGCAAGGGTGTGAAGGCAGAGTTTTATAATAATAAGGAATTAGCAGGCGAACCTGCCAAGACTGATTACTACAACGAGTTGAACTTCTCGACCTTTGGTGCCTGGGGATTTGCTCAGGGCGTGAATCGCGATACCCTCAGTGTTCGCATCAGCGGTAAGTACACCTCAACTTTTACTGGCGAAATGAAGTACACCCTGACTACTGACAACGGCTACGTGCTGAAGGTAAATGGCGAGGTAGTAGAAGAGGCTCAGGCAGGTGGCCGTCGTGGTTTCTTCGGATTTGGTCGCAAGCCCCAGTACAAGTCGTTCCCTGTTGAGGCAGGTAAGACCTACGACGTAGTCATCGAGTACAAGCATGGTAACGGACAGTTTGCTATGCTGCGTGGCGATATCTGCGAGCGCAACCTGGTTGACTTTACCGACCTGGCCAACCAGGTGAAGGAGGCCGATGCTATCGTGATCATCGGTGGCATCTCAGCCCAGATGGAAGGCGAAGGTGGCGACAAACAGGACATTGAGCTGCCAAAAGTTCAGCAGATGTTGGTAAAAGCTATGCACAAGACTGGCAAGCCTGTTATCTTTGTAAACTGCTCAGGTTCGGCCATTGCCTTTGGTAGTGTCGAGGGCGAGTACGATGCTCTGTTGCAGGCCTGGTATGCTGGTCAGGGTGGTGCTAAGGCTTTGGCCGAGGTGCTGTTTGGCGATTACAACCCTGGTGGAAAACTGCCCGTAACCTTCTATCGCTCTAACAACGACCTGCCCGATTTCCTCGACTACTCGATGAAGAACCGCACCTATCGTTACTTTACAGGTGTGCCTCAGTATGCATTCGGCTATGGTTTGAGCTACACCACCTTTGCGCTCGGCGATGCCAAGATTTCAGCCAAACAGATGAAAAAGAATGGTAAGGTAACCCTGACCGTACCTGTAACCAACACTGGCAAGCGCGAGGGAACCGAGACCGTTCAGGTATATGTAAAGCGTCTCGATGATGCAGGCGCACCTATCAAGGCCCTGAAGGGTTTCCAGAAGCTGAATCTGAAAGCAGGTGAGACACAGAAGGCCACCATAACACTGGATGGCGAGGCATTCGAGTATTACGATGAGATGATCGACGAACTGGCCACAAAGGCAGGTCGCTATCAGATTCTTTACGGTACCTCATCAATGGATAAGGACCTGAAAACCATCGATTTTGTTGTTAAGTAATCAGCGTGTATCAGCACCCCACATCATTTTTTCACGAAGGGTGTTGAAATAACGATGATCAGAACGCTTAACAACCTTGATATCATATGGGGCACGACGGAGCACAATCCTCGTGCCCTCTTTGCATTTCTCCGATCGACCGTCGATAGCCACCAGGAAGTTATGCGAGCGGCTCTCTACATCGAGCTCAATCACCGACGAATCGGCCAACACTATGGGGCGCACATTCAACGAATGGGGCGCAACTGCCGTCATCGAGAACACCTTGGTGCCAGGCACAATGATTGGGCCGCCATTTGAGAGCGAGTAAGCCGTTGAACCCGTAGGAGTAGAAATCACCAGTCCGTCAGCCTGATACGTATTCAGATACTGTCCGTTCACACTGGCACGTATCGAAATCATCGATGCTGTATCGCGTTTCAGGATGGCCACATCATTCAGTGCACAACTGCACTCTCCCAATGGTGCACCATCAGCCTCCACCTGTATCAGCGCACGACTCTCTACCGCATAGTCGTCGTTATAGAGTGCACGCATACAATGTTCGATATCATCGGGACTGATATCAGCCAGGAAACCCAGTCGGCCCATATTTACGCCTAAGATGGGGATATTCTTCTTGCCCACACGGCAAGCCGCCTTCAGGAATGTACCATCACCACCCATCGAAATCACAAAGTCGGCATCAAAATCATTGTCCGAGAAAACCTTAGTAGCCTTCACGTCCAGTCGCTGATTATCCTTCAGGAAGTAATAATACTCCATGTCAACATAGAGCTCCGCGCCATAGTTGGCGATCGTTGAGAGCACCTTCTGGATACTGGCCGATTTGCGGGCCTGATAAATATTGCCCAACAGGGCAAACCTGAGTTTACGATGTTCCATTCTTGTATCTTTTGGGTGCAAAGATATAAAAATTCGTGCAATTCGTGTAATTCGTGCCAAAAAATTTGTATCTTTGCCGTCAGAATAACAAATTATCGAGAATATTATGGCAAAAGTTTATGTTTTCCTAGCAGAAGGTTTCGAGGATGTAGAGGCCTTGATTCCTATAGATGTATTACGTCGTGGAGGTGTTGATGTAACCACCGTTAGCATCTCTGAATTTCCTTTGGTAACGTCGGCCCACGGCGTGAATATCGAAGCTGATATTCTGTTTGAGCAGGGCGAGTTCGATAATGCCGACCTGCTGATGCTGCCAGGTGGTATGCCAGGCGCCAGCAACCTGTTCAACCATTCTGGTTTGTGCGAAGCCCTGAAGGCTCAGTACCAGGCAGGCAAGAAGATATCTGCCATCTGTGCTGCTCCAGGCGTAGTACTCGCCCCACTGGGTATTCTGGAGGGCAAGCAGGCTACTTGCTATCCAGGCTTTGAGAAAGCATTAGCCGAGAATGGTGCCCGCTATACAGGCGATTTGGTAACCGTAGATAGTAACATCACCACTGCCGAGGGTCCTGCAGCAGCTTTCCCCTACGCCTACGAACTGCTCGGACAGTTGGTTGACAAGCAAACTGCCGACCAGATTGCCGAGGGTATGCGCTTTAAACATTTAATGCAGAAATAATGGATTATATTATCATAGTAGCAGGCGGTAAGGGCTTGCGCATGGGGTCGGACATCCCCAAGCAGTTTCTGCCCATTGGTGGCAAGCCCGTACTGATGCGCACACTGGAGCGATTCCGCGAGTACTCTAAGGACATCCAGATTATTCTGGTATTACCCGAAGCCCAGCAGGCCTATTGGCATCAGCTGTGCCAGGAGTACCATTTTGATGTGGAGTACACCTTAGCCAATGGCGGACAAACACGCTTCCACTCAGTACAGAACGGACTGGCCAAGGTACCCGATGATGCTATCGGCGTGGTAGGTGTACACGATGGTGTGCGCCCCTTCCCCAGTATCGAGGTAATTCGTAACTGCTATACGACAGCAAGAGAAAAAAAGGCCGTCATTCCAGTCATCCCCGTTGTTGAGACCGTACGCCATCTGGAAGGCGACCAATCCAAAACAGTGCCTCGCGATGCCTATCGACTGGTGCAGACACCCCAGACCTTCGACATCCAACTGCTGAAGGCAGCCAATCGTCAGCCCTACAACGACGGTTTTACTGATGACGCCTCGGTAGTTGAAGCATTCGGCTACAACATTACCTTGGTAGAAGGCAACCGCGAAAACATCAAGATTACCACTCCCTACGATTTAAAAATCGCAGAGGTTCTTATATAATGGACATACTCAATCAGGATATCAAATACTTACCCGGCGTGGGACCTAACCGTAAGAAGATGCTGAGCAACGAGCTTGGCATTGAGAGTTACGGCGACCTGCTGGAGTACTACCCCTACAAATACGTCGACCGCTCGAAGGTGTACACCATCCACGAGCTTACGGGCGACATGCCGTTTGTACAGGTGGTAGGACATATCCTGAGTTTCGAGACCTTTCCGATGGGCCCGCGTAAGGAGCGCGTAGTGGCACACTTTACAGATGGCACCGGCATCTGTGACCTTACCTGGTTTAATGGTGGCAAATACGCCAAACAGAATTATAAGATAGGTACCGAGTATCTGGTGTTTGGCAAACCCACTGTGTTTAACAACCGCATCAACTTCACCCATCCCGACCTGGATGATGCTTCTAAGGTTGATCTCACAGCGATGGGACTTCAGCCCTATTACAACACCACCGAGAAGATGAAGAAGAGCGGATTGAACTCGCGTGCCATCGAACGACTCACCAAGACGCTCATCGAGAAACTTCCGCCACAACCCGAAACCATCCCCGATTTTATCTACCAGCCCTTGCATCTGGTAGGTCGTGACTTCGCCCTGCGCACGGTACACTATCCACAGAACGCCAAGGACCTGGAGCGTGCCCGATTGCGTTTGAAGTTCGAGGAACTGTTTTTTATACAACTTAATATATTAAGGTACGCGAGCGATCAGCGTCGCAAGTTCCGTGGGTATGTATTCTCTACGGTAGGCGATGTATTCAACACTTTCTATAGTCAGTATCTGCCCTTCCCACTCACAGGTGCCCAGAAGCGTGTGATTAAGGAGATTCGCAAGGATATGGGTTCTGGCCGCCAGATGAACCGATTGTTGCAAGGTGATGTGGGTAGCGGTAAAACACTTGTGGCACTGATGTCAATGCTGATTGCCATCGATAACGGCTATCAGGCCTGTATCATGGCCCCAACCGAAATCCTGGCCGAACAGCATCTGCAAACCATCATGGGATTCCTCAAGGATATGAACCTGCGCGTAGCCCTGCTTACCGGTATGGTAAAGGGGAAACGTCGCGAAGAGGTGCTCGAAGGTCTGTTGGATGGTACCATCAACATTCTGGTGGGCACCCACGCTGTCATCGAGGATACTGTGCAGTTTGCCCGATTAGGCTTTGTGGTGGTCGATGAGCAGCACCGCTTTGGTGTGGCCCAGCGCGCCAAGCTTTGGAGTAAGAGCACTAACCCACCCCACGTATTAGTGATGACTGCCACGCCTATCCCACGCACCTTAGCCATGACTCTGTATGGCGATCTCGACGTGAGCATTATCGACGAGTTGCCTCCAGGCCGTAAGCCCGTACAAACCACACATGTGTTTGATTCGCGTATGACGTCGCTCTACGATGGCATCCGTCGGCAGATTAACGAGGGCCGACAGGTTTACATCGTGTTCCCCCTGATCGAAGAGAGTGCCAAGAGCGACCTAAAGAACCTTGAAGATGGCTTTGAGGTACTGCGCGAAGCCTTCCCCGAGTTCCGGTTGAGTAAGGTACACGGACGTATGAAACCTAAGGACAAAGAGGAGGAGATGCAACGCTTTGTACGTGGTGAGACACAGATACTTGTGGCAACAACGGTGATCGAGGTAGGTGTGAATGTTCCTAACGCCTCAGTCATGGTTATTCTCGAGGCCCAACGCTTCGGACTGGCCCAGTTGCACCAGCTCCGAGGTCGTGTAGGTCGAGGTGCCGACCAGTCGTATTGCATTCTCGTCACTCCCTTCAAACTGAGCGAGGACACCCGCAAGCGTATCGACATTATGTGCGATACCAACGACGGTTTCCGTATAGCCGAGGCCGACCTGAAACTCCGTGGTCCTGGCGACCTGGAAGGCACCCAGCAGAGTGGTATGGCTTTCGATTTAAAGATTGCTGACATAGCCCGCGATGGACAGATTGTGCAGATGGCCCGCGACGAGGCACAAAAGATTATTGACGAGGACCCAGAATGTAACTCTGAGAAATTCAGCATGTTATGGAACCGACTGCGCCAATTACGTAAAACAAATATTAATTGGGCGGCTATATCCTAAAACTATGTTAACTTGTGCTGTTATCGCGCACGTAGTTTAAAAAAAATTACTACCTTTGCAGCAGAAATCTTTTTCTATTGCAAACCATTATGAAGAAATTGTTTATATTTGCCCTGATGTTGATGCTTTCTATGAGCGACCTCGCTCTTGGAAAGGTTAACCCTGACCAGGCTCCAGACGAGGAGGAGATTGGCAACTTCGACTTCATTTATGGAACACAAGACGATTTGAACGAGGCATTCGAGAAGACCGAGATGATTATGAGCGAGGCTTTCTCACACATGGGTGCCCGCTACCGCTCAGGTGGTAAAGGTCCAAGCGCTTTCGACTGCTCTGGCTTTACCAGCTATGTTTACAAGCAGCAAACCGATTTGTTTATCGGTGCTTCATCAAGAGATCAGTATGCACGCAATATCCCCATCACCCGCGATGAGTTGCAGAGTGGCGACCTGGTATTCTTTACCAGTCCACGTTCTGGTCGAGGTGTTGGCCATGTAGGTATCGTGGTTGATGTAGATCCCATCAACAATACATTTACCTTCATTCACGCCAGTACCAATAACGGTATTACTATCAACAGTTCTACCGACTCGGGTTACGCCCGTCGTTACATCGGTGCACGTAGAGTGCAGCAGTAAACGGAAATCGACACATTTAGCCATATTAACCTGAAAAAACAACAAAATATCGGCGAAAGTGTTAAAAGTGAACAAAAAACACCAATATATTTCCGTTTTTCATGCAATATTAGTACCTTTGCACCGGATTTTTTAATTTGATATTAACTCAACTAAGTATATGAACATTAAAAGCTTTAAGAAAATAGCTGTTTTGGCATTCTCAGTTTTTGTTGCAGCCCCCGCGTCTGCACAGGATCTGTTGGCTAAGCAGGCACCAGTCGATCGCAAGATGAAGGCAGTCGACTCGATGGTTCTCAAGCGAATCATTGAGCAGGAGGAGAAGTACAACCCCTCAGCCGACCTCTACGAAGACTGGAATAATGTATATGCCCACCGCGAAACAGTACTCCCCGACTCATTCCGTATCGACCTGAGAGGTTTCCACATGCCTACCGATAGCCGTGTGCTCACCTCAAACTTCGGCGCACGTTGGGGACGTCAGCACAAGGGCCTCGACATCAAAGTATATATTGGTGATACCATCCGCGCCGCCTTCAGCGGTAAGATCCGTATCGTAAAATATGAGCCTAAGGGTTATGGTAAGTACGTAGTTATCCGCCACCACAATGGTCTGGAGACTATCTATGGTCACATGTCAAAGCACCTGGTAGTTGAGAATCAGGAGGTTAAGGCTGGTGATCCTATCGGATTGGGTGGTAACACTGGTCGTAGTACTGGTTCACACCTGCACTTCGAGACACGTCTTTGCGGTGTAGCCCTGAACCCAGCTCTGCTGTTCGACTTCCGCAATCAGGATGTTGTAGGCGATTTCTACATGTTCCGTCGCAGCAAGTACGCTGCTGAGTCGGCTATGGCCACTCGTCTGCGTGGTGTTGGTGGTGTAACCGCTGGCGATAACGATCAGGACGACGAGCTCGAGATTGCAACAGCCCCACGTACATCATCTAATGTACACTTCCACAAGGTTAAGAAGGGCGATACCCTGCAGGCCATTGCCCGCAAGCATCACACCACGATTGCTAAGCTCTGCGAGCTGAACCACATCGGCAAGAACATACGCTTGCGCCCAGGACAAATTTTGAAATACAACTAAAAAAATATCAGGAATCCCGTCAAGTTGACGGGATTTTTTTTGGTATATTGCTCACTTATTTGTATATTTGCGCCATAAACTTAAAACAAAAGCGTATGTACGACAAGGAAAGAGGGCTTTACATAGCCCACTGCTCTAACGGAGCACTGAGTATTACAGGTAAGATGGCCAACCGTCATGGTTTGATTGCTGGTGCCACAGGTACAGGTAAAACCGTTACCCTGCAGGTGATGGCCGAGACCTTCTGCCAGGCAGGTGTACCCTGCTTCATGGCCGATATGAAGGGCGACCTCTCGGGTATCTCGCAGACTGGTAAGCTGAGCGGCTTTATCGAGAAGCGCATGCCCGAATTTGGCATCGAGAATCCTGAGTTCCAGAGTTGTCCTGTACGCTTCTTCGATGTATTTGGCGAACAAGGACATCCCATGCGTGCCACCATCTCACAGATGGGTCCACAGTTGCTCAGTCGTCTGCTCGACCTGAACGAGACACAGGATGGCGTACTGAACATCGTGTTCCGCATTGCCGACGAGCGCGGACTGCTGATTCTCGACCTGAAAGACCTGCGCGCCATGCTCGACTATGTATCGCAGCATGCCAAGGAGTACACCACTAAATATGGTAATATCTCAACTGCTTCGGTAGGCGCCATCCAGCGCGCCCTGTTGCAGTTGGAGAACCAAGGCGCCAACCAGTTCTTTGGCGAGCCCTCGTTCGACATCTTCGACCTGATGCAGACCGAAGGTGGCAAGGGTATCATGAATGTGCTGGCTGCCGATAAGTTGATGATGCAGCCCAAGTTGTACTCTACATTCCTGTTGTGGCTTTTGAGCGAGCTCTACTCTACCCTCCCCGAGGTAGGCGACATGCCGCTGCCTAAGTTGGTATTCTTCTTCGACGAGGCACACATGCTGTTCGACGGCACATCAAAGGCATTGCTCGATAAGATTGAGCAGGTTATCCGTTTGATTCGTTCAAAGGGCGTGGGTATCTACTTTATTACCCAGAGTCCTACCGATATCCCCGAAAACATCCTCGGACAGTTAGGCAACCGTGTGCAGCATGCCCTGCGTGCTTACACACCAAAGGATCAGAAGGCTGTTAAGACCGCTGCCGACACGTTCCGTCCTAACCCAGCATTTAAAACCGACGAGGCCATCATGAACCTGGAGACAGGCGAGGCGCTTGTTAGTTTCCTCGACGAGAAGGGTGCACCCACCATTGTTGAGCGCGCCAAGATTCTGTTCCCGCTCTCGCAGATTGGTGCCATCACCGAGGGGCAGCGTCTCGATATCATCAAGCAGAGTCGCATCTATGGTAAGTACGACACACCAGTGGATCGCGAGAGTGCCTTCGAGGTACTGATGGCCGAAGCCGATCGCGCCCTGCAGGAACAGGAGCAGACCGAAGTTGAGGTTCCACAGCCTGAAGCTAAGGCCGAGAAAAAGAAGTCGGGTATACTGGCAAAGGTAGGAAAGGCCATTCTGACTGCCATCACCTCTACCCTGGCAGCTATGTTAGGCACCTACGTAAGCGATAAGGTAACGGGTAAGAAAACCAAGAGTCGCACCTCGGCAAAAGGTCGCGTAGTGAAAAACGCCACCAGTGCCGCTACCCGAACCATTACCAAGGAACTTACAAGAGACATCCTTGGTAACCTGATTAAGTAATTAAAGATATTCACAAACAGTATAAATATACCGCTGTCGCTCGACGGTGGTATATTTATATTTGGTGGAGTTGATCAGGGATTTCACATCGTGAGTGATGCCAGTGCCGACAAGCTTGGCAGTGGCCTCTTTCATCGTCCAAAAGCGGATGAAAGTGGCTTCGGGATTATCTGACCTTGACATTTCAGCTTTCTCCTCATCGTTCATGGTGTAGTTTACCAGGCTATCCTTGAATTCGCGGATACACTCCACATCTACGCCAACGGGCTTATCGCTGATGACACAGATGGCAGCCTCCTTGCAATGACTCAGATTAAAATATATCTTCGGATGGCCCACAATGCTGGGTTTGCCGTGCTCGTTATAGTCGAAGATGGGATTATCGGTGATGCCATACTCCTGGCGTAAGCCCTCCTTCAACAGCTGGTAGGCCAGCACGCACAAACGCTGCCCCTGTTCGTGTTTAAACTTCAGGGCCTGCTCGCGGCGCTGCTCCGAAATCTCAGCCAATGCCGCTTGCAAGTCAAAATCCCATATCTTCTCGCTTATATATACTCCCATTTTCTTTTTTTTTAGCAATGTCTTTCATACGAAACACCCAATTCGTCAAGTTCTATACATAGAGCATTTTCATATACAGACTCTAAGAAACCTGTCCCTAAAGTACTTAAGACTGTAAAATATGCCTTTAGTATCTTCCCTGATAGTTCTTCGTATAACATAAATCCTAAAATCCTGTAGTCCGTTGCTAAAAAATCATTCAATACCAATCTCAGGTGTGGGGATTTTACGGTTTGGATTCTCCTTGGCACCTAGGGTGATTAGTTCTTGGGCTTTTTGGGTGACGCTTTGACGACCAGTTATCAACTTGTTATTGGTGTTGTCGTAAGCCTTCTGCACAGCCTCAATCTTACTACCCAGGTCGTTATAGCGCTGCACAAAGTCGCCTAAGCGATCCAACAACTGCTCAGCCAAGCCAAATACTTTCTCCTGATTCTCGGCCTGCTGGTTCTGCACCCAGGCAATGTGTATCATGTGCAGAATGCCCAACAGGTTCTGCTCGCCCGTTACAAACACCTTCTTTTCGAAAGCCTCGCGCCACAACGTAGGATCATTGGCCAATGCCAACTGCAGCGATGACTCGAAGGGTACGAACATAATCACGAAATCAATCACATCGCGACCATTCTTCACATACTTCGAGTAGTCCTTACGTGCCAACTCGTTTACATGCTGACGCACACTCTTGATGTGGTCCTGCAGGTAACGCTCCTTATCCTCGGGTGTCTCGGCATTCACGTATTTCTCGTAGGCTACCAACGATACCTTCGAATCGATGATAGCATCCTGCC is a genomic window of Xylanibacter ruminicola 23 containing:
- a CDS encoding GxxExxY protein; protein product: MLYEELSGKILKAYFTVLSTLGTGFLESVYENALCIELDELGVSYERHC
- a CDS encoding helicase HerA-like domain-containing protein gives rise to the protein MYDKERGLYIAHCSNGALSITGKMANRHGLIAGATGTGKTVTLQVMAETFCQAGVPCFMADMKGDLSGISQTGKLSGFIEKRMPEFGIENPEFQSCPVRFFDVFGEQGHPMRATISQMGPQLLSRLLDLNETQDGVLNIVFRIADERGLLILDLKDLRAMLDYVSQHAKEYTTKYGNISTASVGAIQRALLQLENQGANQFFGEPSFDIFDLMQTEGGKGIMNVLAADKLMMQPKLYSTFLLWLLSELYSTLPEVGDMPLPKLVFFFDEAHMLFDGTSKALLDKIEQVIRLIRSKGVGIYFITQSPTDIPENILGQLGNRVQHALRAYTPKDQKAVKTAADTFRPNPAFKTDEAIMNLETGEALVSFLDEKGAPTIVERAKILFPLSQIGAITEGQRLDIIKQSRIYGKYDTPVDRESAFEVLMAEADRALQEQEQTEVEVPQPEAKAEKKKSGILAKVGKAILTAITSTLAAMLGTYVSDKVTGKKTKSRTSAKGRVVKNATSAATRTITKELTRDILGNLIK
- a CDS encoding 4'-phosphopantetheinyl transferase family protein → MGVYISEKIWDFDLQAALAEISEQRREQALKFKHEQGQRLCVLAYQLLKEGLRQEYGITDNPIFDYNEHGKPSIVGHPKIYFNLSHCKEAAICVISDKPVGVDVECIREFKDSLVNYTMNDEEKAEMSRSDNPEATFIRFWTMKEATAKLVGTGITHDVKSLINSTKYKYTTVERQRYIYTVCEYL